The DNA window GGGACAGGGGTTTTTGTCAGTATTGGATTAGTAATTGGCCAAGTTGGAGAATGGATTGAGCAGTGCTCAATTAGCAGCTGCATACCCTTTCAGTGGAGGGACCTATGAATATTCTTACAGAACTCTGCACCCGTTATTTGGTATATGTGCGGGATGGTTATTTCTAATCGCAAAAAGTGCCTCCGCTGCTACTGCTGCATTGGGGGTTTTGAGCTTTTCAGCTGCTGCACTCAATCTGGAGCTTACTGAATTTGCTTTGCGACTCGGAAATGCTGCTCTTTCTTTGTTGATCACCTGCTTAGTATTACTTGGCCTCAGAAGATCGAATCAGTTCAATATCGCTATCGTTCTGATAACAATATTATCATTGGTTTCTTTTGTTCTATTTGGTTCTTTTGTGGAGACGACTACTGATTCTAACTTGAGAGACAATCAATTATCTCCAGAAGGGCTGCTGAAAGCCACAGCATTATTGTTCGTTGCATATACAGGCTACGGTAGAATAGCTACTTTGGGGGAAGAAGTAAGAGAGCCTCGAAGAACAATTCCATTGGCCATTTGTGCAACTTTGGTAGTTTCCTGGCTACTTTGCACCTCTGTGGGTTGGGTCCTGACAAAGTATCAGCAATTGGCAGACTTAGGACTCGGAGTTGGTTTAAATCAACCCCTTCGCTTAGAAGTAATGGTTCAGACGTTTGAGCAGACTTGGTTAGAGAAACTTGTTCAGGTGGGTGCCATCACTGCGATGCTTGGCGTTTTACTGAATCTAGTTCTTGGACTTTCAAGAGTCTACCTGGCTCTTGGGTGAAGAAATGATCTGCCAAAAGCTGTTGCTAAATTAGATACTCAAAGTAACCCTAGACTAGCTGTTCTCTTCACAAGTGTTGTTGTGGCTGCGCTATGTTTGATGGGTGATGTTCGCATGACATGGCCGTTAAGTGCAGTGACTGTCCTCCCCTACTACAGAATCACAAATCTAGCAGCACTTCGGCTCAACGAGCAGGATCAAATCTTTCCAAAGTGGGTATCACTCATTGGTCTCTTTTCATGCGGATTTCTAAGTATTTTTGTAGAACAAGAGAGTTGGATTACAGTTGGAGTTCTTGTTGTTCCAGCTGTTTTATTCTCAGTTGTTATTTACTCCCGAAGTCATCAATCCAATTAAAATTGAATGTTTCGCAATGAGTAAGATTCCAGCGCGATTTATCACTCTGGAGGGAATCGACGGTTGTGGGAAAAGTACCCAGGCCAGATTGCTTAGTGACTTTTTGCGTGCAAGGGGTATCAACACAGAACTGACCCGAGAACCGGGAGGAACAAGAATTGGAAAAGCAATTCGGCAGGTGTTACAGAATCCTGAAAATCAAGAGATGATTCCTGAAACCGAGCTCCTATTGTACTTGGCAGACCGACTTCAGCATCTTCAGGAAAAGGTGGTTCCTGCACTTGCTGAAGGAACGTGGGTGATAAGTGATCGTTTCCATGATTCTACCGTCGCTTATCAGGGTGGTGGGCGTAATTTAGATTTGGCCTTTCTTAACTCCATAGTCCGGGAGAAGATTCAACCTTTTCAACCTGACAAAACGTTCGTTTTATTGTTATCTCCAGAAATGGCTCTTG is part of the SAR324 cluster bacterium genome and encodes:
- the tmk gene encoding dTMP kinase, which codes for MSKIPARFITLEGIDGCGKSTQARLLSDFLRARGINTELTREPGGTRIGKAIRQVLQNPENQEMIPETELLLYLADRLQHLQEKVVPALAEGTWVISDRFHDSTVAYQGGGRNLDLAFLNSIVREKIQPFQPDKTFVLLLSPEMALERLRQREANGGVGLSRLDLESVKFFQRVDLSFRELLRCEPKRCVPIDASQSIEKIQHQIQLPADWLL